One window of the Triticum dicoccoides isolate Atlit2015 ecotype Zavitan chromosome 3B, WEW_v2.0, whole genome shotgun sequence genome contains the following:
- the LOC119275758 gene encoding uncharacterized protein LOC119275758, with protein MILSRIKKGERKTPSISSAPQSTTAAATRPMASPRHRSFPLRLLVLFPVSLCILLLLRRRSSYAAPPLIPARPAPDPHRFSLLIKLLAYDRPAPLLRCLRSLASADYDGDRVALHVLLDHLPPNSSAPLLAASHEILTAVDAFPWPHGEKRIHYRVANAGLQAQWIEAWWPGSDDEFAFVVEDDLEVSPLYYRFLKRVVMRYYYDRENYSPYVFGASLQRPRFVAGKHGNKIQLDSETRLFLYQMVGTWGQLLFPKPWKEFRLWYDEQKAKGIKPILQGMKTTGWYRKMGERIWTPWFIKFVHSRGYFNIYTNFLKERALSISHRDAGVNYGRSVGPDSTLLDGNNLDFNVWQLQPLKKLKWYDFCFAEILPGRFVRKFSELGSVLKSVQFGNNVVLISLYSVEQRIVRNLICHLEKTGMRNYIFLGDNSEFLDDLAHRGHAVIDVIELLQGIKMSGYMNSDGFVKEILAKAYVIQHCLNLGYNLWVLNGNMISLGSKLVEPSNQSVDIFTADPVDLIFIRSSQGSKKTWNEHIISRVADGGFASVKHVSFVHILTRVLENNGGGVRLGKLNEEIMTMELGPNMSNRSLSEGQSKMLFWSDSVASDSVQRQLGNVNLWLIDSDSSCSAVVCNQKQK; from the exons ATGATATTATCgagaataaaaaaaggagagagGAAGACTCCGTCGATCTCCAGTGCTCCTCAGTCCacaaccgccgccgccaccagacCAATGGCGTCGCCTCGCCACCGCTCCTTCCCGCtccgcctcctcgtcctcttccCCGTCTCACTAtgtatcctcctcctcctccgccgccgctccTCCTACGCCGCACCTCCGCTCATACCCGCGCGTCCGGCTCCGGATCCCCACCGGTTCTCCCTCCTCATCAAACTCCTGGCCTACGATCGCCCCGCCCCTCTGCTTCGCTGCCTCCGTTCCCTCGCGTCTGCCGACTACGATGGCGACCGCGTCGCACTGCACGTCCTCCTCGACCACCTCCCGCCCAACTCGTCCGCCCCACTCCTTGCAGCGTCCCACGAGATCCTCACCGCCGTCGACGCCTTCCCCTGGCCGCACGGGGAGAAGCGCATCCACTACCGGGTGGCTAATGCGGGGCTCCAGGCGCAGTGGATCGAGGCGTGGTGGCCTGGCTCGGACGACGAGTTCGCCTTCGTCGTTGAGGATGACCTCGAGGTCTCACCGCTCTACTACAGGTTCCTAAAGCGGGTGGTCATGAGGTACTACTACGACAGGGAGAACTACAGTCCCTATGTCTTCGGCGCGTCACTGCAGCGCCCCCGGTTCGTCGCAG GTAAACATGGAAACAAGATACAGCTGGACAGTGAAACTAGACTATTCTTGTACCAGATGGTTGGTACATGGGGCCAACTTCTCTTTCCCAAACCATGGAAAGAATTTCGATTATGGTATGATGAACAGAAAGCCAAAGGAATCAAACCTATTCTTCAAGGCATG AAAACTACAGGATGGTACAGAAAGATGGGCGAGAGAATATGGACTCCTTGGTTCATTAAATTTGTCCACTCACGTGGATACTTCAACATCTACACAAACTTCTTGAAGGAAAGGGCCCTCAGCATCTCTCATAGGGATGCAGGTGTGAACTATGGAAGAAGTGTTGGACCAGATTCTACATTGTTAGATGGGAATAATCTCGATTTCAACGTATGGCAATTGCAGCCTCTAAAGAAGCTAAAATGGTATGATTTCTGCTTTGCTGAAATTCTTCCAGGAAGGTTTGTTAGGAAATTTAGTGAACTTGGTTCTGTGCTCAAGTCCGTCCAATTCGGAAACAATGTTGTACTCATAAGTTTGTATTCAGTGGAACAGAGGATTGTGAGAAACCTTATTTGCCATCTTGAGAAGACGGGCATGCGAAATTACATCTTCCTTGGTGACAATTCAGAGTTTCTGGATGACCTTGCTCATAGAGGACATGCCGTCATTGATGTTATTGAGTTGCTGCAGGGGATCAAAATGAGTGGTTATATGAATTCTGATGGTTTTGTTAAGGAAATACTAGCTAAAGCTTACGTGATACAACATTGCTTGAACCTGGGTTACAACCTATGGGTACTAAATGGTAATATGATTTCACTTGGCAGTAAGTTGGTTGAGCCATCAAATCAATCAGTTGACATTTTTACTGCAGACCCTGTGGATTTGATATTTATAAGAAGCTCACAAGGCTCTAAAAAAACATGGAATGAGCATATTATATCGAGAGTAGCAGATGGTGGATTTGCTTCTGTGAAACATGTGAGCTTTGTTCATATACTTACCAGAGTGTTGGAAAACAATGGTGGTGGTGTGAGGCTGGGGAAACTGAATGAGGAGATAATGACTATGGAATTAGGGCCTAACATGTCGAATAGATCACTGTCAGAGGGTCAAAGTAAAATGCTTTTCTGGTCTGACAGTGTGGCTTCAGATTCGGTACAAAGGCAACTCGGAAATGTGAATTTGTGGTTAATTGACTCAGATTCATCTTGTAGTGCTGTTGTTTGTAACCAAAAGCAGAAGTAG